The proteins below are encoded in one region of Sphingobacterium sp. R2:
- a CDS encoding sugar phosphate isomerase/epimerase family protein has product MKQLIFISIFCYLLIPRYTYCQKQDRPDYAVGYSLDIRKITLEKLKEDKAIGMDYIEIAGLGSFVNADLSLKIPQAEWLLKCDSLAIVLKKAAVKVWSIHMPFSAKIDISTLDEQQRQQVMRMHLQLLEGLYRLHPQVILFHPSYYLEPNRREPRKDQLVRSVNELYTAVSGAGGQLVIENMLGPSLTVGERERPLLRTVEECQELFARFPHQVGIAVDMNHIAHPERLLLAFGPRVKTLHVADGDGTKESHYLPCNGKGQNGWNTILAALEKIKYKGVFMFECHYETTAQLMECYRQLQQNYSNTKQ; this is encoded by the coding sequence ATGAAACAACTTATTTTTATTTCGATCTTTTGTTATCTTTTGATCCCCAGATATACCTACTGCCAAAAACAAGATCGGCCTGATTATGCCGTTGGCTACTCCCTTGATATCCGGAAGATAACATTGGAAAAGCTAAAAGAAGACAAAGCAATTGGTATGGATTATATAGAGATAGCAGGTCTCGGAAGCTTTGTCAATGCAGATCTCAGTTTAAAAATCCCGCAGGCTGAATGGTTGCTTAAATGCGATTCGTTGGCCATTGTACTGAAAAAAGCCGCGGTGAAGGTATGGTCTATCCATATGCCCTTTTCCGCCAAAATAGATATTTCTACGCTGGACGAACAGCAGCGGCAGCAGGTGATGCGTATGCACTTGCAGCTACTGGAAGGTCTTTACCGTCTTCATCCGCAGGTGATTCTGTTTCACCCATCCTACTACCTAGAGCCGAACAGACGCGAGCCCCGCAAGGATCAGCTGGTACGTTCTGTCAATGAGTTGTACACGGCGGTATCGGGGGCAGGGGGGCAACTTGTCATCGAAAATATGCTCGGGCCTTCGTTGACGGTAGGGGAGCGGGAACGACCCCTACTGCGGACCGTGGAAGAATGTCAGGAACTTTTCGCCCGCTTTCCTCATCAGGTCGGCATTGCCGTGGATATGAACCATATTGCGCATCCCGAGCGACTGCTTTTGGCGTTTGGACCACGCGTCAAGACGCTGCACGTCGCGGATGGGGATGGAACGAAGGAAAGTCACTACCTGCCTTGTAATGGTAAAGGGCAGAATGGCTGGAATACCATATTGGCGGCACTTGAAAAAATTAAATATAAAGGTGTATTCATGTTTGAGTGTCATTATGAAACCACAGCCCAGCTGATGGAATGTTACCGTCAGCTGCAGCAAAATTACAGCAATACAAAACAATAA
- a CDS encoding phosphodiester glycosidase family protein, translating to MPKPAGGWGTLNATAALAGGPLLMQDGQVLEQLNVDFNTSRHPRTAIGLTKDSKLIVAVIDGRSSQSQGLTIPQLGELMAALGCTSALNYDGGGSSTAWVKGEGVVNYPSDNGKFDHEGERAVATVFTLK from the coding sequence GTGCCAAAGCCTGCGGGAGGTTGGGGTACCCTGAACGCTACAGCTGCATTGGCTGGCGGCCCACTATTGATGCAGGATGGTCAAGTACTGGAGCAGTTGAACGTAGATTTCAATACCAGTAGACATCCCCGCACAGCAATTGGGCTTACCAAGGACAGTAAGCTTATTGTAGCAGTTATCGATGGCCGCTCATCACAATCGCAGGGACTGACGATACCCCAGCTGGGCGAGTTAATGGCCGCTTTGGGCTGTACTTCAGCGTTAAACTATGATGGCGGAGGTTCCTCCACCGCCTGGGTGAAAGGTGAAGGAGTGGTTAACTACCCTTCTGACAATGGGAAGTTTGACCATGAAGGTGAACGCGCTGTAGCCACGGTATTTACATTAAAATAG
- a CDS encoding response regulator transcription factor, with protein sequence MVKIMVVEDNERVASSVKKGLTSQGYLVNVFGDAESAIKEAKSVDYDLLLIDIMLPRMNGIALSKQMRAAYPRIPIIMLTALGSIDEKISGFDAGADDYMVKPFEIRELFARIAVLLKRHREISEEEIRGLLTYDRISIDLRSKQVRSQGQLIKLTPKEFDLLHFFLKHKETMLSKDEIARNVWSKNFDTGTNYIDVYINYLRKKIDRDFSPKLIHTKSGHGFVLSNKE encoded by the coding sequence ATGGTGAAAATAATGGTCGTAGAAGACAATGAACGCGTTGCTTCGAGTGTGAAAAAAGGATTAACAAGTCAGGGCTACCTGGTCAATGTTTTTGGTGATGCGGAATCAGCGATCAAAGAAGCCAAATCTGTTGACTATGATTTACTTCTCATAGACATCATGTTACCAAGAATGAATGGCATAGCGCTCAGTAAACAGATGCGTGCGGCTTACCCCAGAATTCCGATCATCATGCTCACGGCATTGGGCAGTATCGATGAAAAAATATCTGGTTTTGACGCGGGAGCCGATGATTATATGGTGAAACCTTTTGAAATACGCGAACTTTTTGCACGTATCGCCGTCTTGCTTAAGCGCCATCGTGAAATCAGTGAAGAAGAGATCCGAGGGCTGCTGACTTATGATCGTATCAGTATTGATCTGCGGAGTAAGCAGGTCCGCAGTCAGGGACAGCTTATCAAGCTGACTCCCAAAGAGTTTGATCTCCTCCACTTCTTTTTGAAGCATAAGGAAACCATGCTCAGTAAGGATGAGATAGCACGTAATGTCTGGAGCAAAAACTTTGATACTGGAACGAATTATATAGACGTATATATCAATTATTTACGTAAAAAAATAGACCGCGATTTTTCACCAAAATTGATTCATACGAAATCCGGACATGGATTTGTTTTATCGAATAAAGAATGA
- a CDS encoding YdcF family protein, which translates to MKKLSCLFIFILLLWGNSYGAEHKNILLLLGSADPVVLTQRVDVAVQLYRIRPMDAIIVSGGCGAHGSKICEASSMALQLVSKGVPAALIFKEENSKTTVQNYIFSRRLKNNAGEQIIQPGDTVNVVSNHWHAIAVAARLQKYDGVTAKFFIEGAIQPKKEDRLDYAGIFNAYDDNHFFTLKGTWLTPEAVWAKKDSTYYLTQDIVYTTDAANSSYSVSPVEKLFPFLKGISEFNPPVYIDESTTWYILFDGYCRKVSKKNYQVLDEQPIQEWLKLPDTLNWSQINTGYIQGKSLVLIGRDKMLLAEQKGKTFQYVRETLPQHFFVNWPYSWGAGNVSAARLQPGENKVIFYRNMESAVCTIDQKTVEKAFPLKLKWIGEIK; encoded by the coding sequence ATGAAGAAATTAAGCTGCTTATTTATTTTTATCCTTCTTTTATGGGGCAATAGCTATGGGGCAGAGCACAAGAATATCTTGCTTTTATTAGGTTCAGCCGATCCGGTAGTGCTTACCCAGCGAGTGGATGTTGCTGTTCAGCTCTACCGTATCCGGCCGATGGATGCTATCATCGTTTCGGGAGGATGTGGAGCACATGGGTCGAAGATCTGTGAAGCTTCTTCCATGGCGCTGCAGTTGGTCAGCAAAGGGGTACCTGCGGCATTGATCTTTAAGGAGGAAAACTCCAAGACGACCGTGCAGAATTATATTTTTAGCAGGCGCCTTAAAAATAACGCTGGCGAGCAAATCATTCAGCCGGGAGATACGGTAAATGTAGTTTCCAACCATTGGCATGCGATTGCTGTCGCTGCCCGCCTGCAAAAGTACGATGGGGTGACAGCGAAGTTTTTTATTGAAGGCGCTATTCAGCCCAAAAAGGAGGACCGTCTTGATTATGCCGGAATATTTAACGCATACGATGACAATCATTTTTTTACATTAAAAGGAACCTGGCTAACACCTGAAGCCGTATGGGCAAAAAAAGACAGCACCTATTATCTTACACAGGATATCGTCTATACAACGGATGCCGCAAACAGCAGCTATAGTGTCAGTCCTGTGGAAAAGCTGTTTCCTTTTCTGAAAGGCATCTCAGAGTTTAATCCGCCAGTATATATCGATGAGTCCACCACATGGTACATTCTCTTTGATGGCTATTGCCGTAAAGTTTCAAAAAAGAATTATCAGGTACTGGATGAACAGCCTATTCAGGAATGGTTGAAGCTGCCAGACACATTGAACTGGAGCCAAATCAATACTGGGTATATCCAGGGAAAATCTTTGGTACTGATCGGAAGGGACAAGATGCTATTGGCGGAGCAAAAAGGAAAGACCTTTCAGTATGTCAGGGAAACCCTGCCGCAACATTTTTTTGTCAACTGGCCCTATAGCTGGGGGGCGGGCAATGTAAGTGCTGCAAGATTGCAGCCAGGAGAAAATAAGGTCATCTTTTACCGCAATATGGAATCGGCCGTATGTACTATTGACCAGAAAACAGTTGAAAAAGCGTTTCCATTAAAATTAAAGTGGATCGGCGAAATAAAGTAG
- a CDS encoding right-handed parallel beta-helix repeat-containing protein, translating to MKKSLYIFMVLLFALGIQSCKKDKIESEQLLLVDRDYMEVGSRADTYQLDILANATITVSSDKDWIKLDSTVYPKGKNKIRFSVSKNSEDERSATLLLKLNDNLSQEILVLQESGKVPVFYVTPAGKGDGSSWSSATDLDQALEKATTGSTLFLAEGIYVPSKTIRNGDVNEESDKTIEIAKNVSLIGGYAANAKPGDQPNPVLYKTIFQGKLSSGKSVFHTVTVTANTDPENQVMLENISIKGGNATDRSASTTIDNVKFSRGQGGGMLIGMAKVLLKNVDVVDNKATADKGTAGFAAGIYAFSGAQLRLENCRINNNSNSGNNGGGLWIADGSLIAYDSQFNHNSAKGTAGGLHAYPNAAITLYNCEVIGNSNTSYGAGVYLREKSKGVFVNCLLAENSSTSANGGGGLMLYDNCQADVISTTITKNAVVGPGGGVYRRSNVNNLTLINSIVSGNIQAGSSSDVDAYSDNIAVVPLIQHTVVTKAVYGADGSIDPKVSFEPSTMLNADYLPIGAGNPSMSNGLSSSGLLELAKKYKPALDDNRIQKDINNNPRSSNWMGAKVK from the coding sequence ATGAAAAAATCGTTATATATTTTTATGGTTCTTTTGTTTGCCTTAGGCATACAGAGCTGTAAAAAAGATAAAATCGAAAGTGAGCAGCTGCTCCTGGTCGATCGGGATTATATGGAGGTAGGCAGTAGAGCCGATACCTATCAGTTGGACATCTTGGCAAATGCAACGATTACCGTAAGTAGCGACAAAGATTGGATCAAACTGGATAGTACAGTGTATCCCAAGGGGAAAAATAAGATCCGGTTTTCTGTTTCGAAAAATTCGGAAGACGAACGTTCAGCGACTTTGCTGCTCAAGCTGAACGATAATCTATCGCAGGAGATCTTGGTCTTGCAAGAATCCGGAAAAGTTCCCGTTTTTTATGTTACTCCTGCGGGTAAGGGGGATGGCAGTTCGTGGAGCAGTGCTACAGATCTCGATCAGGCACTCGAAAAAGCAACGACAGGCAGTACCCTATTCTTGGCCGAGGGAATCTATGTTCCAAGCAAAACCATTCGCAATGGCGATGTAAATGAGGAATCAGACAAAACCATAGAGATCGCAAAAAATGTAAGCCTTATCGGCGGATATGCGGCCAACGCCAAACCTGGAGATCAGCCCAATCCAGTTTTGTATAAAACCATCTTTCAAGGCAAGCTTTCCAGTGGAAAATCGGTGTTTCACACGGTCACAGTGACGGCAAACACGGATCCTGAAAATCAGGTTATGTTGGAAAATATCAGCATCAAAGGGGGGAATGCCACCGACCGTAGTGCCAGTACAACGATTGACAACGTAAAATTCAGCCGTGGCCAAGGTGGCGGTATGTTGATCGGTATGGCTAAAGTCTTGCTCAAAAATGTGGATGTGGTTGACAATAAAGCGACTGCAGATAAGGGGACTGCTGGTTTTGCTGCTGGCATATATGCGTTTTCAGGGGCCCAGCTCAGGTTAGAAAACTGCCGTATCAACAATAATAGCAACAGTGGAAATAACGGCGGCGGACTATGGATCGCTGACGGGTCACTGATTGCCTACGATAGTCAGTTTAATCATAATAGTGCCAAAGGCACCGCAGGGGGCTTACATGCCTATCCAAATGCGGCGATTACACTCTATAATTGTGAGGTGATCGGAAATTCAAATACATCCTATGGCGCAGGTGTTTATCTGCGTGAAAAATCAAAAGGTGTATTCGTTAATTGCCTGCTGGCTGAAAATTCGAGCACATCAGCCAACGGCGGCGGCGGACTAATGCTGTATGATAACTGTCAGGCAGATGTGATCAGTACAACCATTACCAAGAATGCCGTTGTTGGTCCCGGCGGTGGTGTCTATCGCCGCAGCAATGTCAACAACCTGACTTTGATCAATTCAATCGTATCGGGCAATATCCAGGCGGGAAGCTCATCTGATGTTGATGCTTATTCAGATAACATCGCTGTCGTTCCATTAATCCAGCACACTGTTGTTACGAAAGCGGTGTATGGCGCTGATGGAAGCATTGATCCAAAAGTAAGTTTTGAACCTTCGACTATGCTGAATGCAGATTATCTACCTATCGGTGCCGGAAATCCCTCCATGAGTAACGGCTTAAGCTCTTCCGGATTACTGGAGCTTGCCAAGAAATACAAGCCGGCATTGGACGACAATCGTATACAAAAAGATATTAATAATAATCCACGCTCGTCCAACTGGATGGGTGCAAAAGTGAAATAA
- a CDS encoding TonB-dependent receptor, which produces MKLSIAIPLLFAANLQLHAFSFGQTVHLKRTNVKVSAVLKELQKQSGYNIFYNESLIAKDDRISVSYHNISFEQALNDLLTQLQLSYVKADNNIVLNKRVEQSARQTSVTETPQRYPIKGFIKDDQGRPLDNVTISEKGKKEKSLSRADGSFQIQVDSRNGILVFTMVGYEPLEIALAQQSTLNVTMKPSVNAMEEVVVVGYGVQKKANLTGAVSQVNADDIALRPSANIAGTLQGLMPGLNIQLNNGDPSKAPDINVRGFNSINEGGPLVLIDGIEGNITRVNPNDIESVSVLKDAASAAIYGARGAFGVILVTTKKGKVGTVKVDYVNNFAWTTPASRTDYISDPYVYGKTVDAALYGYNGSSYTRYNPMDWEAIKMVAAGEIAPFHEKQADGTYKFFYKTNWWDYLFKKYQPSNFHNIAISGGSEKLKAYLSGRMFKRETINNINDDSNMDRQNMKSNLVFTPNSWLEISNNTQFINEKDKEYGGYANGLGGLWSTTTWYYLMPFYPNFVDGIPTDIGVGTGGQGANAGLESGKSWELRNSEEFTNTFRVLLKPLKGLQVNFDYSNRIENFSRSTRLNPFSYYSGNKLNYATAGLNRLTEYRWKDKYNAMNLFATYEKNVAQKHQFKVLVGYNQESFDRDRIAGAMDDLLIEDLSNLALGTSMYSLSGTAENWAIQGVFGRFNYAYNNKYLLEINSRYDGSSRFPSGSRWGFFPSVSLGWQLDREHFWESIKGSIPTLKLRASYGKLGNQTVGVNTFKELMTVQQLAWLNGGTRLIGASTPAPLPNVVTWERTKSIDFGVDLGLIQNKLNVNFDWYQKDVEGMYLPGQPLPAVFGANEPRENYAALRNKGFEVGITYQDKFDLAGSALRFNIAVNTTNFKGIITKYNNPQGLLSSYYEGQVLGQIWGYHIDGQFQSDAEALSYQNSFQDPQLSLSKVYNDILSVSQNSEWNMLRGGDVKYVDLNGDGRIDKGDNTLANHGDIKPIGNAMPKFPFGVNMGASWNNFDLSAAFAGVAKQDWYPTGDLYWGSYQRPYLSFVRKDLVDNAWTPDNKGNKYPQIYRGYSSLQSGRSLYELNDYYLTNVGFLRMKNFTLGYTLPQQWTRRYKVEKLRFYFSGENLLTWNFGNLTKYIDPEQAGAMINYNSPASANDPADSSERGLLRDYPMGKTYSFGLMLTL; this is translated from the coding sequence ATGAAATTGTCTATAGCAATTCCTCTCTTATTTGCTGCCAATTTGCAGCTGCATGCATTTTCTTTTGGCCAGACCGTCCATCTGAAGCGGACCAATGTAAAGGTGAGTGCGGTCTTGAAAGAACTGCAGAAGCAAAGTGGATACAATATTTTTTACAACGAGTCGCTTATTGCAAAAGACGACCGTATTAGTGTGAGCTACCATAATATCTCATTTGAGCAAGCACTGAATGATCTGTTGACTCAGCTTCAGTTATCTTATGTGAAAGCAGATAATAATATAGTTCTGAACAAAAGAGTGGAACAGTCTGCTCGCCAAACATCGGTTACGGAAACTCCGCAGCGTTACCCGATCAAAGGATTTATTAAAGATGATCAGGGCCGGCCTTTGGATAATGTTACGATTAGTGAAAAAGGCAAAAAGGAGAAAAGCTTAAGTCGTGCGGATGGTAGTTTTCAAATTCAGGTAGACAGCCGTAATGGCATACTTGTCTTTACCATGGTTGGTTATGAGCCGCTTGAAATAGCGCTAGCACAGCAATCAACATTGAATGTAACCATGAAGCCCTCAGTCAACGCAATGGAAGAAGTTGTGGTCGTGGGGTATGGCGTGCAGAAAAAGGCAAATCTGACGGGGGCTGTGTCGCAGGTCAATGCCGATGATATCGCGTTGCGTCCAAGTGCGAATATAGCAGGTACGCTTCAGGGACTTATGCCCGGTTTAAACATCCAGCTCAATAACGGCGATCCATCCAAGGCACCTGATATCAATGTGCGCGGATTTAATTCCATTAATGAGGGCGGCCCGCTGGTATTGATTGATGGGATTGAGGGGAATATTACCCGCGTTAATCCTAATGACATTGAAAGTGTTTCTGTACTGAAAGATGCCGCCTCTGCGGCTATTTATGGCGCTCGTGGTGCTTTTGGTGTCATCTTAGTAACCACCAAAAAAGGTAAGGTAGGAACAGTGAAGGTGGATTATGTTAACAATTTTGCTTGGACGACACCGGCCTCACGTACCGATTATATTTCCGATCCCTATGTTTATGGGAAAACGGTAGATGCTGCGCTATATGGGTATAATGGCAGTTCTTATACACGGTACAATCCAATGGACTGGGAAGCGATCAAAATGGTGGCTGCGGGTGAGATTGCGCCCTTTCATGAGAAACAGGCGGATGGAACTTACAAGTTTTTCTATAAAACCAATTGGTGGGATTACCTATTTAAAAAATATCAGCCTTCCAATTTCCATAATATTGCCATTTCTGGAGGTAGCGAAAAGCTCAAAGCCTATCTTTCGGGACGTATGTTCAAAAGAGAAACAATCAATAATATCAATGACGATTCCAATATGGACCGTCAGAATATGAAATCCAATTTGGTATTCACACCCAACAGCTGGTTGGAAATTTCGAACAATACACAGTTCATCAACGAAAAGGATAAAGAATATGGTGGATATGCGAATGGTCTAGGGGGACTTTGGAGTACGACTACGTGGTATTATTTGATGCCTTTTTACCCCAATTTTGTAGACGGTATTCCAACAGATATAGGTGTAGGTACTGGTGGTCAAGGTGCGAATGCAGGACTCGAATCAGGAAAGAGCTGGGAGCTGCGCAATAGTGAAGAATTTACCAATACCTTCCGTGTGCTGCTCAAGCCATTGAAAGGCCTTCAGGTAAATTTTGATTATAGCAACCGTATCGAAAACTTTTCACGGAGCACACGCCTTAACCCCTTCAGTTATTATTCTGGCAATAAACTCAATTATGCGACTGCAGGGCTTAACCGTCTGACAGAATACCGCTGGAAAGACAAGTATAATGCGATGAACCTGTTTGCGACCTACGAAAAAAATGTGGCGCAAAAACATCAGTTCAAAGTATTGGTAGGCTACAATCAGGAATCCTTTGACCGGGACCGTATTGCCGGGGCCATGGACGACCTGCTGATCGAAGATCTATCTAACTTGGCGCTGGGGACTTCCATGTATAGCCTGAGCGGAACAGCTGAAAATTGGGCTATTCAGGGCGTATTTGGCCGTTTTAATTATGCCTACAATAATAAGTACCTGCTGGAAATAAATTCACGGTATGATGGCTCATCACGGTTTCCAAGCGGGAGCCGATGGGGATTTTTTCCCTCCGTCTCATTGGGTTGGCAGCTGGACCGTGAGCATTTTTGGGAATCGATCAAAGGCAGTATACCCACCTTAAAGCTCAGAGCGTCGTATGGCAAACTCGGCAACCAGACTGTAGGGGTCAATACCTTTAAGGAATTGATGACCGTGCAGCAGTTAGCTTGGCTAAATGGGGGTACCCGTCTTATCGGGGCCAGTACGCCGGCACCTTTACCCAATGTCGTCACCTGGGAACGGACCAAAAGCATTGACTTTGGTGTTGATCTTGGGCTGATTCAGAACAAGCTCAATGTTAATTTTGACTGGTATCAGAAGGATGTTGAAGGCATGTATCTTCCGGGCCAACCACTTCCAGCGGTATTTGGAGCTAATGAACCGCGCGAAAACTACGCGGCTTTGCGTAATAAGGGTTTTGAGGTTGGGATAACCTATCAGGATAAGTTTGACCTTGCCGGCTCAGCTTTGCGCTTCAACATTGCCGTGAATACCACTAATTTTAAAGGCATCATCACGAAATATAATAATCCACAAGGCTTGTTGAGCTCCTATTACGAAGGACAGGTGCTGGGGCAGATCTGGGGATACCATATCGACGGACAGTTTCAGTCTGATGCGGAGGCATTGAGCTATCAGAATAGTTTCCAAGATCCGCAATTGTCCCTCTCTAAAGTATATAACGATATTCTGAGTGTATCGCAAAACAGTGAATGGAATATGTTGCGCGGCGGCGATGTGAAATATGTGGATCTCAATGGTGATGGACGCATCGACAAAGGAGATAATACGCTTGCCAACCATGGTGATATTAAACCAATTGGCAATGCCATGCCGAAATTTCCATTTGGTGTCAATATGGGTGCTTCCTGGAATAATTTTGATCTTTCGGCAGCCTTTGCTGGTGTTGCCAAACAGGACTGGTACCCGACAGGAGATTTATACTGGGGATCCTATCAGCGGCCCTATCTTTCTTTTGTCCGTAAAGACTTGGTCGATAATGCATGGACGCCGGACAATAAAGGGAACAAGTATCCACAGATCTATCGGGGATATTCATCCTTACAGAGTGGAAGGTCACTTTACGAATTGAACGATTATTACCTGACCAATGTTGGGTTCCTACGAATGAAAAATTTTACGTTGGGTTACACCTTGCCACAGCAATGGACACGGCGCTATAAAGTCGAAAAATTACGGTTTTACTTTAGCGGCGAGAATCTGTTGACCTGGAACTTTGGGAATCTGACGAAGTATATAGATCCCGAACAGGCTGGTGCAATGATCAATTATAATTCGCCCGCAAGTGCCAATGATCCTGCAGATTCCTCAGAGCGAGGGCTACTGCGGGACTACCCCATGGGTAAAACGTATTCTTTTGGTTTAATGCTTACGCTTTAA
- a CDS encoding RagB/SusD family nutrient uptake outer membrane protein yields MTLRTNTYKLLGLLILLSLAACQKDYLDRPSEDQVEAPYFFNTAKDLEVATNDFYTFLPNESWYTNDGSSDNMIPLTVADRIKGNRTVPVGSGSGGWSWSQLRKINYFLANYHKVPDAAAQKKYGGIARFFRANFYYDKVKTFGDVPWYGKVLSAKDEDLFKARDSRQLVMDSIMADLDYAIENIPAEKQLNLITKYTALLLKARVALFEGTFRKYHQIAGYEKFLNEAVSASAELMNTGAYTLYSQGGADQAYRNLFARNNQDQVETILAIDFELGMRVHGLGYSFTSATSGAYGIAKDMINSYLMKDGSRFTDRSGYKTMEFYQEMQNRDPRLTQTTAGPDFRANGETANEPVNLTITTTGYRLIKALPDKLQWGVSASYFDVILFRYAEALLINAEAKAELGRISQSDLDLTVNKLRSRAGMPMLSLAEANANPDPYLLAMYPNVDAGAFRGVLLEIRRERRIELFNEGQRWDDLMRWKAGSKLNQPIVGVYFPGIGAYDFTGDGKADVYVHTGNTSGAPGTVTTLININQRTLYDPVLNTQNANKGSLDPFYQRGKFDEKRDYYAPIPIEDIKLNPNLKQNPEWEKLYR; encoded by the coding sequence ATGACACTTAGAACAAATACCTATAAATTACTTGGTCTGTTGATCTTACTTTCGCTGGCAGCTTGTCAGAAAGATTATTTGGACCGTCCTTCGGAGGACCAGGTGGAAGCACCGTATTTTTTCAATACAGCAAAGGATCTGGAGGTTGCCACCAATGATTTTTACACTTTTTTGCCGAATGAATCTTGGTATACTAATGATGGTAGTTCGGACAATATGATCCCCCTCACGGTGGCCGATCGGATCAAGGGCAATCGAACTGTCCCCGTGGGAAGTGGTTCGGGCGGTTGGTCCTGGAGCCAGTTGCGCAAGATCAATTACTTTCTGGCCAACTACCATAAAGTTCCCGACGCTGCGGCACAAAAGAAATACGGCGGCATAGCCCGTTTTTTTAGAGCAAATTTTTATTACGATAAGGTGAAAACTTTTGGTGACGTGCCTTGGTATGGAAAGGTGCTGAGTGCCAAAGATGAAGACCTTTTCAAGGCCAGGGACTCACGGCAGCTGGTGATGGATTCCATTATGGCCGATCTGGACTATGCGATCGAAAATATACCAGCTGAAAAACAGCTTAACTTGATCACTAAATACACGGCGCTGCTTCTGAAAGCCAGGGTGGCACTCTTTGAAGGAACGTTTAGAAAATACCATCAGATCGCGGGATATGAAAAATTCCTGAATGAGGCTGTTAGTGCATCGGCCGAACTGATGAATACCGGGGCCTATACCTTGTACAGTCAGGGCGGTGCGGATCAAGCCTATCGGAATCTGTTTGCCCGAAATAATCAGGATCAGGTGGAGACTATCCTTGCCATTGATTTTGAACTGGGCATGCGTGTGCATGGCCTTGGCTATTCTTTTACCTCAGCAACTTCGGGGGCGTACGGTATCGCCAAAGATATGATCAATAGCTATCTGATGAAGGATGGAAGCCGCTTTACAGATAGATCGGGTTATAAGACCATGGAATTCTATCAGGAAATGCAAAATAGAGATCCAAGGCTGACACAGACAACAGCGGGGCCAGACTTCCGTGCTAACGGCGAAACAGCGAATGAGCCTGTCAACTTGACGATCACCACGACAGGCTACCGTCTGATCAAGGCGTTGCCGGATAAATTGCAATGGGGCGTATCGGCCTCTTATTTTGATGTCATCTTATTTCGTTATGCAGAGGCACTGCTGATCAATGCCGAAGCAAAAGCCGAACTTGGGAGGATCAGTCAAAGCGACCTCGACCTGACGGTCAATAAGCTACGTAGCCGCGCGGGGATGCCGATGCTATCCCTCGCTGAAGCGAATGCTAATCCTGACCCTTATCTGCTGGCCATGTATCCCAATGTCGATGCTGGTGCATTCAGGGGAGTTCTTTTGGAAATACGACGCGAAAGACGGATCGAATTGTTCAACGAAGGACAGCGCTGGGATGACTTAATGCGCTGGAAAGCCGGATCCAAACTGAATCAGCCTATTGTCGGGGTTTATTTCCCCGGTATCGGAGCTTATGATTTCACAGGGGATGGCAAGGCGGATGTGTATGTCCATACAGGTAACACATCGGGTGCACCGGGTACCGTGACCACATTGATCAATATCAATCAGCGGACACTTTATGATCCAGTTTTGAATACACAGAATGCCAATAAGGGGTCACTTGATCCATTTTATCAACGGGGTAAGTTTGATGAAAAACGTGATTACTATGCACCGATCCCAATCGAAGATATCAAGTTAAACCCAAATTTGAAACAAAATCCTGAATGGGAGAAATTATACAGATAA